The Helianthus annuus cultivar XRQ/B chromosome 15, HanXRQr2.0-SUNRISE, whole genome shotgun sequence genomic sequence AACATCACAGAGCCGCAACAGACAGCACCCCGATGCTGCTGTATTTTGTTTCATCTTGTGATACCCAATCCTAACACTGTGTTTTGCCAACAGCCGCCAACAGCCGTCAGCTGCTGCCACATCAGCAGCTGCTGTTCTGTGTTTTCTGCTCCATCTTTTTCCGTGACAGCCGTAGTACCACCCAACACTTTTTTCTAACGATATATAGATTGCGCTTCTGTGCACTTGAGCTCTGATTTATCTTTTTTTTGTTCTAATAGTAGCTGGGTAGTTGGTTGGACTAATGCATGACGTGCTAGAACCTTTGTTGTTTTAAGTATATTCATATAAAGATGGTTGTATGTGGAGGGAAGGATGAAGTCAAACAATTCCTCTATCGCGGAAGATTTTTTCCGATGAATACGAGTAAAAATATGTGGGATTTTACTAGGTATATGTTCGTTTAAGAAAAGGTAGTTGCTGTCAAACCAATTTTAATAAGTAACACATTTCCAAAACTATAACAATAAGGTAAAAAACTGTTTGCTTTAAGATTCTATTAATCAGAAATTTCACAAACGTGGAGTCTAGAAAATGTTTATCCACCACCTTGATAGCAGCATCCCCTGTAGACTGATTATACAACCTTAACGGCTTAACGTCGTTTGAAGATTTGCTTGTAATAGTTATTGCTTGATGTTTAGAAACATAATTTCGTCTTTTGTGTGATAAATATAGTTATGGAAACACTAATGTTACTACTATATTTTATGCGTGGGTGAGGGTGCATGATGTATGAATGTTACTGACATTGTTCAAATTGCTATTTGCAGTGGTATGCTTGTCCAAGATCCTAACAAGCGTAACGACGTGGATGAAATATTCAATCAAGCGAGGCAATTAGGCGGTGTGGAGGGGCCCATGGAAAACGCCCGTCCTTCTTCAAGTTTTACCGGCACCGGAAGATCACTAAGCGGTGAGGCAGCGCCTGCACGAACAACTGCTCCTGAGCAACCCCAGAATGTGGTCCACAACATAGTTTTCTGGAGAAATGGTTTCACTGTTAACGATGGACCCTTGAGGAGGCTTGATGACCCTGAAAATGCGTCTTTTCTTGAGGTTCATAAATAAAATGTTATTGAATTCTGATTAATGAagtttctttgtttcttttttgcCTTGCGTAATTAAGTTTTTTTTGGCAATCTTCGTGCAGAGCATCAAGAAATCCGAGTGTCCAAGAGAGCTTGAGCCTGCAGATAGAAGATCTTCAGTTCACGTCAATCTGATTAGGAGGGATGAAAACCGTACCGTGAGACTCTCTTTCTTCAGTGTTTTTTAAAAACATCTTTATGATattttattttagagtaaaatgccattttcgacCCTGacgtttggccagttttgtgactttcgtccaaaggtttgtttttccgcatctggatcccgaaggtttgaaatcttgccgttTTCATCCGGCTAGTTAGCTCCATCCATTTTcctctgttaagtcaggggtatttatgtcttttttgttaacttaaagagcGATTTGgtcttttcactttatgtaaaaaggcCGAATTTCCCTTGAAGTTAAcgaaaaagacggaaatacccctgacttaacggagaaaaatggatggagctaacgagccggatgaaaatggcaagatttcaaacctttgggATCCAGATGTGAAAAagcaaacctttggatgaaagtcacaaaactggtcaaacctaagggacgaaaatggcattttactctttatttCATTACATTTATGCGTTACACATTGATTCTTGCCATTGTAATACGTCACTTTGGCATGATCTTGTAGGAACCCGTGGTGGCAACCCAAGTTGCATTTCAAGGCGTAGGAAGAACATTAGGCCGAAACGCAGATGAAGGAGCATCGGATGCTAATACTTCAAATGCTGCCGCTGACACAACCGCCTCTTCTGGCGGTCTTGTTCTGGACCCCGCTTTACCATCAACCTCTATTCAGCTACGGCTGGCTGATGGCACTCGGATGATTGCCCACTTCAACCACCACCACACCGTTGCAGATGTTCGAGCCTTTATCAATGCATCTAGACCAGATGGTTCACGGGTTTATCAGCTGCAGACGGTTGGCTTCCCGCCCAAGCTTCTCACTGATCCAAACCAGACCATTGAGCAGGCTGGTCTTGCCAACTCGGTTGTCATTCAGAAATCCTAAATAACGGTTCCTAAAAGTTCGGTAATGTGGTCCTTTTGAATTGCGAACGAGAAATTTGTGTTATTATTAATACTCCTGCACAAGAGAAGCATAATGCTTGTATAAATTTCAGATTTTAATTATGAATATTGTGGGTTATATTTCTCCGTAAAACTTATATCGAAAAAGACCAAGGTTTCTTTTAAAAGCTTCTTTGCAAGCTATGCAGTCATAGCGGTCAAAAATCGAATAGCGGTCAAGGTCATATATAGGTATAGCGGTGATATAGGGGTAATTTTTATACCATGCATAATTTAtgtgtgtatacatatatatataaatatatctttgaaaaata encodes the following:
- the LOC110910809 gene encoding plant UBX domain-containing protein 4 yields the protein MTSRDKKPVKPSTSRPGGIRTLSDLNRPSANDSDSDSDGPQEYYTGGEKSGMLVQDPNKRNDVDEIFNQARQLGGVEGPMENARPSSSFTGTGRSLSGEAAPARTTAPEQPQNVVHNIVFWRNGFTVNDGPLRRLDDPENASFLESIKKSECPRELEPADRRSSVHVNLIRRDENRTEPVVATQVAFQGVGRTLGRNADEGASDANTSNAAADTTASSGGLVLDPALPSTSIQLRLADGTRMIAHFNHHHTVADVRAFINASRPDGSRVYQLQTVGFPPKLLTDPNQTIEQAGLANSVVIQKS